One region of Chryseobacterium muglaense genomic DNA includes:
- a CDS encoding GLPGLI family protein, producing MCVLQIGENYSKFSDTKTLEKDSLSEKFSHFESVGVKEMNQLFTYNPLWSMESLKSTVDKKVTYQKRYKTKYEYEELQPELKWQLHNESKKILDYNCKKATVKYRGREFTAWYTTEVPINNGPYVFEGLPGLILEIEDSQNKYHFTAVGIDKKPMDIYLRNGKEILKISRAKFREVEKTYHDNPGAFHGKALNEDGSPMIVKSKSLLYDPFELE from the coding sequence TTGTGTGTTTTACAAATTGGCGAAAACTATTCAAAGTTTAGCGATACAAAAACATTAGAGAAAGATTCTTTGTCTGAAAAATTTTCTCATTTCGAAAGTGTTGGAGTAAAAGAAATGAATCAACTTTTTACTTATAATCCTTTATGGAGCATGGAAAGTTTAAAATCGACAGTTGATAAAAAAGTTACTTATCAAAAGAGATACAAAACAAAATATGAGTATGAAGAACTTCAACCGGAATTGAAGTGGCAACTTCATAACGAATCGAAAAAAATTCTTGACTACAACTGTAAAAAGGCAACCGTAAAATATAGAGGAAGAGAATTTACCGCTTGGTACACAACGGAAGTTCCCATAAACAACGGTCCGTATGTTTTTGAAGGATTGCCCGGTTTGATTTTAGAAATTGAAGATTCACAAAATAAGTATCATTTTACAGCAGTTGGAATTGATAAAAAACCAATGGATATTTATCTACGAAACGGTAAAGAAATCCTGAAAATAAGCAGAGCAAAGTTTAGGGAAGTTGAGAAAACGTATCACGATAATCCGGGTGCTTTTCATGGTAAAGCTTTAAACGAAGATGGTTCACCGATGATTGTTAAATCAAAATCATTGCTTTACGACCCTTTTGAATTAGAATAA
- a CDS encoding bacteriocin fulvocin C-related protein, with product MNSFRQFVKHTIPLSDFEEANSFQSKESERLYFNVLNSKDQFQTYNALNSKEKHLVWQGKLDDFISKSELSDAQAELVNRMKSTLSENFFNNISENFNSNEIKLLEIEAMKKFGNLRGLSFFYIMENNYNASNMEQKCFWCNEVYVTTTGPCEIYEINGNLMFLEPIKTAKTRFWIKVGEFDSMQPCLP from the coding sequence TTGAATAGTTTTCGCCAATTTGTAAAACACACAATCCCTCTCTCGGATTTTGAAGAAGCAAATAGCTTCCAATCTAAAGAATCTGAAAGATTATACTTTAATGTTCTTAATTCTAAAGATCAATTCCAGACCTATAATGCATTAAATTCTAAAGAAAAACATTTAGTATGGCAGGGTAAATTAGATGATTTCATTTCTAAATCTGAATTAAGTGATGCTCAAGCAGAGCTAGTTAACAGAATGAAATCAACACTTTCTGAAAATTTTTTCAACAATATTTCTGAAAATTTTAATTCTAATGAAATTAAGCTTCTTGAAATAGAAGCAATGAAAAAATTCGGTAACTTAAGGGGGTTATCTTTTTTCTATATTATGGAGAACAACTATAATGCTAGTAATATGGAACAAAAATGTTTTTGGTGTAATGAAGTCTATGTAACAACGACTGGTCCTTGTGAAATCTATGAAATTAATGGAAATTTAATGTTCTTAGAACCTATTAAAACTGCCAAAACTAGATTTTGGATTAAAGTAGGAGAATTTGATTCAATGCAACCATGTCTTCCTTAA